From the genome of Pseudophryne corroboree isolate aPseCor3 chromosome 9, aPseCor3.hap2, whole genome shotgun sequence:
AGAGGCAAATACGATGAAGAACCTCACGAAGATTACTGAATTTCTTCTCACTGGTATATCCGATAATCCACAGATCATACATGTTCTCTTTGTGCTCTTCCTCCTCATCTACCTCATGACCCTCATCCTAAACCTCCTAATTATCTTCTTGGTCCTCACCGACTCCCAGCTTTATAATCCAATGTTTTTCTTTCTTGGAAATCTGTCTTTTCTGGACATGTCCTACTCATCAGTCACTGCTCCAAGGATGCTCTTCGACTTAGTCACTGACAGTCAGTCGATAtcctttcctgcctgcacagctcaAGTCTTTTTCTTTATCAACTTTGCCGGCACAGAACTCTTCTTGCTCTCTGCCATGTCCTTTGACAGATATACTGCCATCTGCCACCCTCTGCATTACACTCAGATCATGTCTAAGAGAGCCTGTGCCCACATGGCATCAGTGGTTTGGGTTCTTGGCTTTCTCCACGCCATGGTCCACACATTGTTCTCACTCAGGTTGACCTTCTGTGGCCCATATACAATCCACAATTTCTTTTGCGACCTGCCCCATCTGTTCCAGATTTCTTGTACTGACCCTTATATAAACATCCTAGTCATATTCATCATAGGTGGAACTCTCACACTAGGAGCCTTTGCTGTTACATTTGTCCCATACATTCATATCCTAAACACCATTCTCAGAATACAGACTAACAGTGGGAGGTTTAAAGCTTTCTCGACTTGCACATCGCACCTTACTGTGGTTTTCATCTTTTATGGCTCTCTTATATTTATCTACTTTGTTCCCTCCACTAGTAATCTATTTTCTATAAATAGAGTGGTTTCTGTGACATATGCCCTAATTAACCCCTTGCTTAATGCCCTGATCTACAGTATAAGGAACAAAGACCTTAAGACAGCACTGAGGAAGGCATTTCATCATGTACACTGGAACATCTGATGGACCTTTATCCTTATCAACTGTCAGAGCTATCCCAACAACACAGGTCACCGTAGGTAGGTGTCAAAATCTAGAGCCCCCACCACACACCTGAGCTATGAAATATAGATTTATGAGAAAGATGAAGGACATACATTGTATATTATGTATTTATTTGTAATTGTTCAGAAACATTTCTGTTGTGTACATGGATTGTCTTTAATATATTGTGTGCAAATATATCCAGACGCAACTCTGTGCTCTCTTACACCATCTCTATCCTTATGCTATCATGGAGAGTACATATACACATTTGTTAATTAATATACAAGATCTTCCATTTTCTGACCCATGTCCCAACTCCCTTAATGATGTCTTAGCTGAACTTACAGGTGAATATGGCTGAAAATGCCAGTGATAGACAATGGGTCCACATACATGGCACTAGACTGTTAATGGCAACTTGGTATGTCAGACACAGCCAGCAAATGTGTTCCAATGGGGTTTAGTTGGTTTTGGTGGTATATGACTAATGGAGGGAGAGCTCATTTATGATTCCTCATGTGGTGTGATGGTCCAGTTATGAGCACCTGATGAAGAGCAAGCTTCTATAGATGTATATCTGGAAATGTCCTTCAATATGTTCCCAGAGCTGATCAGACTTCTGGAAATCATAAGGGGTCTCTATGAGTATTTCTTGTTTTCAGATCCACAGTCACATTCATACAATTTAAAAAGACTATTCAAATAGAATCCCCTGCCACTGACCACTACATGAGTATTGTATACTGGAAAATATCATCCAGTCATATACACTATTAATAAGTGCTTGTCTTGTATTTGCTACTGTTCCCAGAAGAATatcccacattctcacaacagaacTATAACTTCAGACATATAACGTTCCTTTGTCATACAGTGATAAGCAGCAGTTGGGTTGAATGAGTAGGTACATAACAGTAATAATACCAGTAATATTTCCCTTCTAACATATTAGTGAAGGAGACAAGCTTGTAGGGATGTGTGCGAATCTGGCCAGCCATTCCGCTTGTAAAGCAGTCATGCCGTATGGTGTCCATTCCAGAAGTTGAAGAATAGAAGCTGAAGAAAATACAGTTTGGTTGAGTTTTCTTTGGCTTAAAACTGCTAATAACTGGGTTTGTTTTGTTCCACCAGGTCTTACTCTGCTTCATAAGGATCTGTTTTAATAAATACAAATCATCCGTCCAATCCTTATTTGATGGATTGTTCGATGTCAAATCACTATCAAATATCATATCAATCCCATTTTTAAGTCTCTCTCATGTGTCATCTAAATCTTTAGTTAAATTAAATGTAGCCATTCTGACTAAGAGGTTTACAATTGGATAAATTGAATTAATTTCtagattatttttaaaaataatttttattgaacacaaaaaaaaaatcattgctGTGCTAGAAGAAATAAAGGTTGGATAAACGCCTAAGAGGGGAACTATATGTGTGCCAAAGGACAAGGAGGGATATCAACATgtaaaataattattttatatattttatatattttataagatCGGATAAGATGGGTGATTGATATGCAAGGTGTCGgatgtatatatttatacatattgataTGAGACAATTCATATTCGGATATTAAAGAATGTAATTAGGAATGAAATGATTCACTTAATATTTAAAATTGATCATAAGAGGAGAGCGACACTTAATTATGTTTATAATTTCTCGCACTTAATAGGGTTTTAGGGATAACTGGGTTTGTAAAACTGGTTTATTATCACAAAATCAcccgtattttatttatttttcagattGCAGTTTTCACTATATGTTTTGCACATTTTTTTCATTCAATCActagatatattaaatattaaaattAATGTATATAGTACACAATAATAATTACAAGTATACACATTTATTGCACATTCAATACACAATATTATTATAGATTATACATGAATCTATTAACACATTTTCATGCACAATTTTCAGATGATCATAATGTTGATGGCTACTACACGATTTTCTCTTATGATTTTTTCATGTAAATTTCTTTTATTAAGTAATTTAACAACTATAGATAAAAACCTGCATTACCAACACAACCTATAACCTTAGTATTCCTAAAGTAGCAGTAGATTATTGCAACAGTACAATTACATTAGGGCAATAATGAATAGTTCCCTTTAGGCATATTTATCCTTATCTAATATCATAATATAGACAAGGTGAGGATACAAAAATAATTTTGGTCCACTTAAGCTAAAAGATCAATGATCATAATTAATTTCTATATCCAATTTATCTATATAAGCAGTAAGTTGATAATAAATGATGTTACATCATAGGAAGCACGGGATATTAATGTGTGGTACCTGGATTTTGTGATAGGTTTAACATATACTTTAAAAACTGAAAGACCTATCCGTACGCGATAGAATAGATCACATGACCATCAGCAGATGAGTATGCAGTTCACCAGGACGGAACTGTTTAAGTTATGCGGTTCATTGGGATACAAAGTTTAAAATGTAAGCCACATGACAGGATACTAAACAATGATTGGACAGCGGACCGGTTATAGTCACTCTGGAAGAGGTATTCGGGTTCGCCTTGAGAAAGCTattgtgaaacgtgcacgttgacATTTCAGAGCGGCGCTGGAAAGCCAGCTCGTAATGTTCACTgtggtcattggccctcattccgagttgatcggtcgcaaggcgaatttagcagagttacacacgctaagccgccgcctactgggagtgaatcttagcttcttaaaattgcgaccgatgtattcgcaatattgcgattactaactacttagcagtttcagagtagctccagacttactctgcctgtgcgatcagttcagtgcttgtcgttcctggttgacgtcacaaacacacccagcgttcgcccaggcactcccaccgtttccccggccactcctgcgttttttccggaaacggtagcgttttcagccacacgcccctgaaacgccgtgtttccgcccagtaacacccatttcctgtcaatcacattacgatcgccggagcgatgaaaaagccgtgagtaaaattactttctacatagtaaagttacttggcgcagtcgcagtgcgaacattgcgcatgcgtactaagcggattttcactgcgatgcgatgaaaaataccgagcgaacaactcggaatgagggccattatgtttaAATAATAGAATCGTTAAATGTTTTATGTGACAATTGTTGCACTTAAAAATCATATTAGTGATACAACTATGGGGCATTGAGAGGCATAGGATGGAAAGGAGAGACACAGTAATAAACAGTGCATTGTGGACATGATTAGGATAGGAATGCTAATGTTGCAGTAATATCATAAATATTAGACATGGACGCTGCTGCACGATTTAGTGTCTATCTTTATTGCTCATTAAGCAGGAATACTACCCCTATGGAAATATAAAATTGATAGATATATAAAAACTGCTACTTAATCCTAATGCTAAATACCACATGCACTGAATTTATGTTAAAATGAGTCAGTGAGGAATTACTGATTGAATAAACTAGTGCTGTCTGGTAAAGATATATATTAACAGCCTAGCTGGTTGCGCATTTCCTCCCGATCTGTTCAAAGCTACCTATAATAATATAGAGTTGCACCACTAGCATTGGATAGTAACAAGGAGGCAATAATGTGAATGGTGTTCATTAATTCAGTATACAGAGAATTTGTGAGCTATAGTAATTAGAAGCCCACGTAGTACAGACTGAAATTTAGACAATGAGATCATATTTACTACATAAAAAAATCAGTGAGCCAGCGCTGCTTAAATAAAGATACATAGTAGCAGGTTTACTGGACATATATTTCTTTGAAACCTTTATTTAAAATCTACAATAATTTACAATTATACTTTCAGCATTGGATAAGCAACAAAAAGGTGACAATGTGAATATGTTATCTATTTAAACAAACACATGTTCCTGAGCAGCATCTCTACGTCTTGATACTGTCTCAGTAACAAAGATTGTTTTGTATAAAATAAAGGTGAACAATAGTGATAATCATTAGTTGCTGGGTCATCTATGAATTAAATGAATATAGTGCCGATACCACAGTCAGCAGACTATTTTGGGAATATAACTAATAGTAGCCAATTCATTTGTTTATAATTAAACAGTAAGAACCATACGGACAGTGGTGATAAATAAAGCTATACAAGCTTTTAACCACCAACCGAGTATATAGAGTATTCAGACCATATACCACCACAGAAAATATATACATGATAAAAAAACTGCATGCATATCTGCTAGCAGTCCTTGTGGAGCAAATGTCTCTTTCCTATATTGGAAAATTCATATAGATCAGACCTGTGCACCAGACATGGCATAATTACCGGCAAAAGCTGAATCAGCCATAGGATAAAGAATCCTTAGGCCACTGGCAGCACGGTCATATTGAAATATCCAAACTATATGGTACTATTATAATTTTTTGCAACATCAAACCCAACATGAAGGTACATTCCCATAATTAGTCTGCACAATAGACGTAGATCAGGCACCACTTTATGGGAAAAGGAGAACACTCAATGATATTGGatatacaataattcatatatagtGACCAGGGCTAATTTATTGTTTACCACCAATGTCTCATTGATACCAATGTAAATAGCACCATTCACTTATAAATCCTTTTCAGGAACTTTACCAATGCTATACAATAAGGGCTATTTGTAAATGTGTTCCATTGGTTTGAAATGACAATATAATTCCCAATTGTCAACAGACCTCTGAAGATAGCCCCAGTCACaatcatataaaatataaaaacgaTTAGAATTGTAATAAAGGACAAAACAGTGAACcatgttttaaaacattttttaaatttatttaataCACAATTGATTCAGTACaccattttttatatataattatgtaaAAATGTTTTTTCACATCACAAGGCCATTTTAATagaaaatattaaaagttatattttagatacatctcttcttctcattAGTATGCcagcaaagagacaatccttttgtaTCCTATGTTATTCTTCAttcttattgtctatggcagcaccccctgtgGACTGATGCAGAAATACTCTATGCGATTATGAAATTTGGGGATTCTACTTTAATAAATACATACAAATTGACTGGTGCAGAAGACATCCCTATCCCTGTTTCCCTTTACtttggacaccacatggcaatggcactgatggtgatgagtttcctccagatgatactctctgtgacctgcctgtgagaaatgatttgaaccagcttaggactgtgccatccaatccacaaaaatgtatcagtctctcaatcagaagcccatggtccacagtatcaaatgctgcggagtaatccagaaggattaagactgaac
Proteins encoded in this window:
- the LOC134958853 gene encoding olfactory receptor 5AP2-like; this translates as MKNLTKITEFLLTGISDNPQIIHVLFVLFLLIYLMTLILNLLIIFLVLTDSQLYNPMFFFLGNLSFLDMSYSSVTAPRMLFDLVTDSQSISFPACTAQVFFFINFAGTELFLLSAMSFDRYTAICHPLHYTQIMSKRACAHMASVVWVLGFLHAMVHTLFSLRLTFCGPYTIHNFFCDLPHLFQISCTDPYINILVIFIIGGTLTLGAFAVTFVPYIHILNTILRIQTNSGRFKAFSTCTSHLTVVFIFYGSLIFIYFVPSTSNLFSINRVVSVTYALINPLLNALIYSIRNKDLKTALRKAFHHVHWNI